The Bacteroidota bacterium genome segment AGGAAACCTTTTCGGGCGTGCGGGTTATTAAAGCCTTTGCACGCGAAAAAAACGCCGAAACACAATTTGCATCAGCGGCAGATGAGTACATGACACGCAACCTCTCGCTGGCCCGCACCGAATCGATGTTTCAGCCGTTTATGCTGCTGCTTATCGGCCTGAGTATTTTGCTTACGGTACTCATTGGCGGGCGCGAGGTAATTGACGGGAAGCTGAGTGTGGGCACCATTGCCACCTTTATTCTGTTCGTGATCCGCCTCACCTGGCCTATTGCCTCGCTGGGCTGGGTTACCTCGCTGGTGCAGCGCGCAGCGGCTTCGCAGGAACGTATCAACGAATTTCTGAATACAAAACCGGCTATCGAATCGGCCTCCAGCGAGCCGTTTGCGCTTTCCGGCGATATCGAATTCCGTCACGTAAAATTTGTGTATCCCGACTCAGGTGTGTGCGCGCTTAACGATGTATCATTTACCATTAAGGCCGGACAATCAGCCGCGTTTCTGGGCCGCACGGGCTCGGGAAAATCAACGCTGGCGCAGTTAATGGTGCGTTTGTACGACGTAAGTGAAGGCGAGATTCTGATTGACGGAAAAAACATAAAATCGGTAAACCTGAACCACCTGCGCGAAAACACAGGCTACGTGCCGCAGGAAGTGTTTCTGTTTTCCGAAACCATTGCCGGCAACATCGCTTTCAGCGCACATGATCTGCGCGAAATCGGTTCGCGACAAGGTGAAATTGAACAGGCCGCCCGCGATGCCGCCATTCATGCCAATATCACGGAATTCCCCAAAGGCTACGAAACATTGGTGGGCGAACGCGGTGTAACACTCTCCGGCGGACAACAGCAGCGCATTTCCATTGCCCGCGCCATTCTTAAACAACCACGCCTTCTCATTTTCGACGATTGCCTCTCGGCTGTGGACACGGAAACCGAAGATGAAATTCTGGGCAACCTGCGCCGCATCATGCACCGGAAAACTACCATCATCATCAGTCACCGCGTGTCGGCGGTGCGCCATGCCGATCAGATTTTTATTCTCGACGAAGGAAAAATTATTGAACAGGGCACACACCAACAGCTGCTTGATGCCGGCGGATACTATGCCGGATTGTACCACAAACAGGTACAGGAACTTCAATAACGTTCAGTGAAACTATCTACTTAATACTATTCATTCCGGCTTACTCCACCGTATGAATTTTATACTCCGCAAAGGTGCTGCTTGTACCTGAAAATTGTTTTGTTTAACAACTTCCGGGAATTGATAAACACTTTTTGTATTTATCTAATAGCATGGTATTTATGACGGGAAACAGAATTTTGAGCTTGAAGTTGACCGATTTTTTATAGATTTGTTAACCAAGCTATCCACGTCAAACGATTGAATGTATGATGAACGACGATCGCCACAATAGTTACAACGACTCGGGCGAAATTTATTCCAAAGCAGTTAAAGCCGGCAAACGCACGTATTTTTTCGACGTGAAATCAACCCGGGGCAACGACTACTACCTCACCATTACCGAGAGCAAGAAGCGGTTTGATGATTCGGGAAATTTCAGTTACGAAAAACACAAACTGTTTCTTTACAAAGAAGATTTCGACAAGTTTGTAGAAGGACTTGAAGACATTATCAACTACATCCGCTCACGCAGCGATTATCAGCCGCCGCAGCAATACAACACTCATTTTCAGGGCAACGAAAACCATTACAGCAATGGTAACGGTTATTCGAACGATGCTTCAATGGCAGGCAGTAACCTGAATTTCGAAGACCTGAACAACAACCACAATCATCAGGGATAGTTACCCGTTAACCATTTACATGAACGCCCGGTTTCTTTGAAGCCGGGCGTTCATGTTTTGTGGAACGAAGTAATGGTTGCTTCAAGCCGGAAAAACTTCCACTGCTTTACGCATGGCTTCGGCAAATTTAGCCTGATCGATACCGGTGCTGGTTTGAATTTCGTGCAGGAAGCTGAGCACATTTTCGGAAGCCATGTTGCCGGTAAGTTCGTCGGCGGCCATGGGGCAGCCTCCGAAACCTTTTACGGCATGATCGAAACGGCGGCAGCCTGCGTTCCATGCGGCTTCCATTTTCTCGCGCCACGATGAAGGTGTGGTGTGCAAATGCGCACCGATGCGCACCTGCTCAAACTCAGGAATGAGTTGCGAAAACAGGTAAGTAATGTTTTCGGGATTAGACACACCGGTGGTATCGGCCAGTGCAATAGTGCGTATGCCCAACGCGGCAAGACGCTGTGTCCAGTGTATGGCAATATCCGCATTCCACGCATCGCCGTAAGGATTGCCGAAAGCCATGGAAATATACACCACCAGCTCCTTGCGGCTGTTTACGCAAAGCGATTGTATTTCCTCCACGCGGCTCAGCGACTGGGCAATGGTTGCATTTGTATTGCGCAGCTGGAATGTTTCGGAAATGGAAAACGGATAACCGAGAAAACTGATTTCATCAAATGCACAGGCTTCTTCGGCGCCGCGCTGGTTGGCCACAATGGCAAGCAGTTTCGACGAGGTGTTGTCCAGCTCAAGTTTGCGCAGCACATCGGCCGTGTCACTGAGTTGCGGAATGGCTTTTGGCGACACAAAACTGCCAAAGTCGATGGTATCAAAACCACAGCGCAGCAACAGGTTGATGTAATCGGCTTTAAGCTGCGTGGGAATAAAATCGTGAAGGCCCTGCATGGCATCGCGGGGACATTCCACCAGCTGAAGTGTGTCGTTACTCATTTGCGGTTGCGTTGTGCGGCAATGGCGCGGTTAATGTTTCGGGCAATGGCGGGGCCTTCGTAAATAAAGCCGGTGTACACCTGCACCAGACTGGCGCCGGCTTCAAGTTTTTCGAGTGCATCCTGCGCGGTGTGAATGCCGCCTACTCCGATAATGGGAAATGCCCGGCCTGATTGCTCGCTCAGGTAGCGGATTACTTCGGTGGCGCGGCTGGTAAGCGGTTTGCCGCTGAGTCCGCCTGCGCCGATTTCCTGAATGCGGCTTTCGGGCGTATGCAGCGCGGCGCGGCTTATGGTGGTGTTGGTGGCAATTACGCCGTCAATCGCTGTATCACGCACAATGCTGATGATATCATCAAGCTGGCCGTTGGTGAGGTCGGGCGCTATTTTAAGCAGGATGGGCTTGGGTGTTGACTGTGCGGCGTTTATATTTTTTAAGCGACGAAGCAGCGCCGTAAGCGGTTCCTTCTCCTGCAAATCGCGCAGGTTGGGCGTATTGGGCGAACTTACGTTCACCACAAAATAATCAACCACCGGATAAAGCGTGTGGTAGCATTTCTCGTAATCATCAGCCGCATGTTCATTGGGTGTCACTTTGTTTTTACCAATGTTGCCGCCAATGATGATGTTTGTTTTGCGGCGTTTGAGGCGTTCGGCGGCGGCGGCAGCGCCTCCGTTGTTAAAACCCATGCGGTTTATCAGTCCGCCGTCGGCCGGAAGACGAAACATACGGGGTTTGGGATTGCCGTCCTGTGCAAGCGGCGTAAGCGTGCCCACTTCCACAAACCCGAACCCGTAGGCGCCCAGCTCATCAAACAGTTTTGCATCTTTATCGAAACCGGCTGCCAGCCCCACCGGGTTAGGAAACGTGATGCCGAATACGGTTGTGGCTAATTTCGGGTCGTTTACCACATACAGTTTACGTGTAAGTGCAGCTACACCCGGAATGCGTTGTATAAAGCGGATAGCGGCAAATACAAAGTGGTGGGCTTTCTCAGGATCAAAGAGAAAGAAAAAAGGCTTGAGCAGCGATTTGTACATACGGCTGCAAAGGTACCAAAAGACATGCAACAGGCCGCCCAAACGGACGGCCTGTTGAAAATATCGGACAATAACTTCTTCTATCGTTTAATTACTACACGGGCGGTTGATACTGTTCTGCCGTTATCAAGCTGTACCATATACACACCGGGAGCCAGCACACGCAAATCGAGCGGTGTGATTACATTGCCGGTGGTGTTCAGCTGATCGGTGTACACCTCCTGCCCCATTACGTTGTACACGCGGATACGTGAAACGCCGGCAGCTTCAAAACTTAGCGTAAACAAACCGTCGGCCGGGTTGGGCGAAATGTGCAGCGATGCAGCCTGCTGCATGTCATTAACACCAGTAACCGAAGGCGCAGCCACGTTGGAGCGGATACTGAGGCTGGTTTGCGTGGTGGGCGAGTTTGATGCCAAACGAACAATTACACACGAAGGTGTATTCGGAATTACTTCTACCACATATACCCAGCTGCCTGCAGCCGTATCGGTAAACGAGGTAGCCGAAGCGCCCACTGAAGTAAGATAGGTGAGATTGTTTACCGATGTGCCGCGTAAAATATACTGCGTAAACAAAGGCGCTCCCTGGTAGGCAGTCCAGTTCAGCTGATTGCCCTGCGGCAAAACCGGCGTTACCGAAAGCGACACACCCACGTGTGCGCCCGACGAAGGTGCAGAACTTCCGCAGGCATCCACACGCACCACCTGATAACGCTCGGGCGAAACACTCGCATCCGATCCGGCATCAATATAGGTTGAAATTATACTGGACGATTGTGAGGCCAGCAGTGTAAAGTTGCCGCTGTTAAATGGCACCTCTTTATAAATCTCATACGTATTGCCGGGATTATTGAAAAAATTGTCCCAGCCAATTACATATTCATTGGTAGTTGGAATTACACTTACTCCGCAAATGGTAGTGGCTGGCGGCGGTGCAGTGCTTACCGTTACAATGGTAGTGTCGTAAATGGTATCGCAGCCGTTCATGGCCATTACTACAACCGTATCCACACCCGGTCCGGAGGGCACGTAGTTGAAGATGGAACTCGTATCGCCGCTTTGCGGCCAGAGATAGGATGTATTCCAGTCGTTGGTAAACACACTGAACTGATGTACTGAATAACACGACACGGTAAGGGTTGACGGCAGCGGATTGGTCCAGTTCAAAGGCCCTAAATACAGTACAGTAGCCGTATCCGTATATGTACAGCCAGACTGATCGGTAACCGTTAAGGTGTAGGTGCCCGGCCCAAGCTGGCTGATGGATGAAGTAGTGGCTCCGGTGCTCCAGAGATAGGTGTAAGGCGCATTTCCACCATAAGCATACGCAGTAATGCTTCCGTTGGAAGGACAATACGCATGAGTTGGATATAACGCCGCACCAACCGACTGATTGACAAGCACAGTAACGGGTGCAGTAGTGTAGTTGCAACCGTTGGCATCAGTAACCGTTAGTGCATACGTACCGCTTGCACTAACGGTAAGCGTGGGGGATGTTTGATTGCCCGGCGACCAGAGATAGGTAAACGGCCCGGTTCCACCTGTAATTGAAGGTGTAATCAGATAAGAACCGCACGAAGCAGGCGCAGCACTTATTGAGGCTGTAATACCGTTGTAAGGCACCGTAAACACACCGCCGCCGCAACCGCTGCTGCCGCTTATCTGCAAGTAATAACTACCGGGCGCAAGGTTGCTGATGGAACTTGTATTGGCTGTTGTTGAACTCCACAAATACGTATAAGGCCCTGTGCCACCGGTTACGTTGCTGATGGTAATAGCACCATTATTGTTGCAGGTAGCCGGCGTAACCGTTGACGTAAAGTTAATCGGGTTGTTTACGGCTACGCAGCTCTGGCAAGAAGTCTGGTAATACAAACCGGCCACAGCAAACGTGTAGCAGTCGCCGGCCGAGTTCATTGAATAGGTAAACGAATTTTGTGCAGCCGAAATTTGTACCGTGGTGTCTTCTATGTAGTTCCACCAGTTGAACTGAAACGGCACCGCATTGAGTCCGAAGTTAATGATGTCATTAAACTGCAGATCACCCACCATAATAAACGCATCAGCGTAGGTAGAGGTGGCGCAGGCCGAAAAGCCGGTCATGGTGTGTGTAAGCAGTCCGCCTGCCACCGTGGCTGCCCCATCGTCTATGTGCAGTGTGCCGGTGTAGGAAACCGATGGATCTTTGTAAATAATAAGCAGCGTGGCCCCTTCGGCATCCGCATTGGGCGGTGTAATTACTGCCGAAACCGGTATGCCGCTTAGCTGATAGGTGCCGTTGCTGGAAATAATACCGGTTACGTTGGCCCGGTACACCTGCGTGTTCATCATGCCCCAGCATACGTCGATAGACGTGCCCACAAGCTGACTTTGCACGGTGATTGAATTTCCCTGCGGATTAGTAAGCGTAATTAGCGGTGCGGGCGGATTGGGCCCAAGCAGTTCGAACCAGAGATAGGCTGAATCCACCACCGCACATCCCGGCAGGCCGGTTATGGTAAGCGGAGCCGGCTGCGGAAGACCAATGGGTGTAAAACGCTGCCCCAGCCGCACGGTTGCCTGCGTGTAGTTAAGCCCGCAGGCCGTGTTTGAATATACACGGTTAAGTGTATCATTGCCGTTAAGCACCTGCTGCTGCGACATAAGGCGCTGCACGGGAGTGAGTGATTGCGGTGTGCCATCAGGCTGTTGGGCACCAAGCACAAGCGGAAAGACAAAAGCAGGTAACAGGTAGCGTAATTTCATTTCGATTTGGGATTTGGAGAAATTCTATGTGCAAGTTAAGTAAAGTAAACCCTGTAGCAAACTGATTATCAATATTTTTTACTAACCAATAGCATATCTTTAGAAAAGCCGGTCAAGTATTAATTAATACTAAATCATAACCCTGCCTGTTTCCTGAAATTCAAAACTAACTTAGATTGCATTCGGCAAACACTATGAAAAAGAAAAGTATTCCTGCAGATCTGTTGCAGCTGATACGCTCTATGTCAAAAGCCGAGAAACGCGCATTCCGGCTCGACAGTTCGAGATATAAATCAGCCGACGGCACACCGAAGAGTTATCTTCAGGTGTATGAACAACTTCTTCAGCTCGAAGAAGGCGCACCGATACCGGAAATCAATGCAACTGATCAGGAATACCTGTTTCAGCTGCTTACCGAATCGCTGGTGCAGCAGCAGCACCGTAATTCGCCCGAAAGCGGGCTGCGCGAACAACTTTCAGCAGCCCACCTGCTCTATCAGCGTGGACTTGAAAAACGCGCCAACCGCCTGCTCGAAAAGCTGACTGAGCAGGCTTCCGAAGCCGGGCTTTTCGAATTTGCGCTTGAAGTAACTTCGCTGGCTTTGCGTTTGGTAAACGGCATGGGCCAGCTGCATCAGGCCGAGAAAATAATTGCCCGCCGCAGCGAACTTATGAAAGGCCTCACGCGCATGCACGAAACGGATATGCTGCTGCTGCGGCTCAGTTCAACTGCGGCCGACAAATCAGCCATTATCGACGAAATTCTGAACAGTGCGCTGCTGAAACAGGAGCCGCTGAGTGTGCCCGAAGATATTTTGCGCATGCACCTGCTGGCGCACATTGGCGCCGAACGCAAGAACCTGAGCGAAATGATGCAGTACCACGAACGCGCCCTGCAGCTGCTCGAAAAACACCAGGCTGTACTGGCCGTGCGTCAGGAACAATACATTACAATGGTGTTCAACAGCGGTATCCTCGCCTACCGTTCACGCACGGTGAAGGAAGTGGGACATGCCGTGCAGCGCCTGCGCCAGTTCAGCGAAAACGCCCCCGTACACCTGCGCAGCCGTATTTCACGCGCGCTGATCGAACTCGAACTCCGCGCACGGCTTATTGAAGCCGACAATGCCGACGCCACCGACCTCATTTCCCGCGCACAGCAAATACTCAGCGATACCGAAGGCAACACCGACACCGGCCGCGATGGTTTCATTCGCTACTTTGCCGGACTCCTGGCCTGGAAAACAGGCCGTTTCCGCGAAGGTGTGCGCATGCTCCAGCCCGTGTGCGACAGCAACACGCTCAACACCCTCTGGCCGCGCCTTTACGCCTACGCCAGCCTGCTCCGCATGGCCTGCCACTGGCAAGCCGGCAACAACGAAACCGCCGACACACTCCTGCTCGGCTTTAAACGCAACAAAAGCTTCGAAGCCGCGCGAAACATGCCCGAAGTAGCGCAGCTCATGAAAAACATAAAAGTTTATCCGGGCGGAAGCGAGTGGCTCCTCTAAACGACTATCGGCTGATCTTCCCCGGGATCAGCCAATAGTCGGGAGCATAATTTTTTTTAGTACCCCTCTGATTGAAAAGGGTAATTTGACTGGCAAACACATCTTACCCGAAAACAGAAACCGGCTCAGAAGCAATTCTGAACCGGTTTTCTGCATCAATGCGTGTATGTAATCGGGCAATTACTTTTTGCCTTTCATCTGTTCTTCCAGGCGCTGCTGTTCCCATTTGCGCTGCTGCAGAATCTGCACGTAGCGCGGTGCGCGGCGGTCGCCCATTTGGGCCGAGCGGTTGGCCCACTGCAGCGCCAGATCCAGATCGCCTGATTGTTCGGCTACCAGGGCAAGATTGTAGGAAGCGCGGCGGGCTACTTTCGGATTCGGGTTTGAAGCCAGTTTGTTCCACACATCCGCAGCACCCTGCCAGTTCTGGAAACGGGCCAAACGGCCGGCGGTGCGCATTTCGGGCGTTTTGGGCGCTTTGCGGTAAAACTCGCGGGCTACCCAAATAAATTGGGGCGCAATGCGGTGGCCGTACTGGTTGCCCGCCGCAATACCCGCGCGGCGCGACATTTCATAACGGGCAGGCAAACGGCCCTGTGCTTCCTGCACAGTCTGGCCCTGACCTTCAAAAAACTGATCGCTGTTTTGGGTAAACTGGTCGGAAATGGTTTTGTTTTTCAGGTCGTAAATGCGCCAGGTGGTTACCACACTCACACGGCCACGGGCACGGTGCTGGTTTACGGTAATGGTAGAACCGTCTGACTGGCGCTGCTGCGTGGGCACCAGATCCATTGCCACATCGGTGTTGGAGTCGAATGCTTCAAGCACCACCAGCGCGGTAGTGGTATCGTTGCCAATTATGCGGCTCACCGTTTTCCAGTCGAGCGGCGGCATTACCTGGCGGCGGCCGGTGCCTTTAAGCGCGGTATCAAGCGCGGCAATGGTTACGGTGTAGCGCGGTGTCATGGTCAGCGTCTGGCGCAGGCC includes the following:
- a CDS encoding ABC transporter ATP-binding protein, with product MKALSYLNKYFWKYRLRLFSGILFIGLSTWFSLVPANLVGKGLDFAAWAINHPQIPAERVTSLLLRFGLEVIAYTLAYGVFLFLNRQTIIVMSRLIEFDLKNEIFNHYQHLDQTFYKKNNTGDLMNRISEDVSRIRMYIGPAVMYTTSTAITLVMTIMFMFSSDVRLSLYVLAPLPVLTVSIYYVSNRINRKSLKVQQQLSQLSTLSQETFSGVRVIKAFAREKNAETQFASAADEYMTRNLSLARTESMFQPFMLLLIGLSILLTVLIGGREVIDGKLSVGTIATFILFVIRLTWPIASLGWVTSLVQRAAASQERINEFLNTKPAIESASSEPFALSGDIEFRHVKFVYPDSGVCALNDVSFTIKAGQSAAFLGRTGSGKSTLAQLMVRLYDVSEGEILIDGKNIKSVNLNHLRENTGYVPQEVFLFSETIAGNIAFSAHDLREIGSRQGEIEQAARDAAIHANITEFPKGYETLVGERGVTLSGGQQQRISIARAILKQPRLLIFDDCLSAVDTETEDEILGNLRRIMHRKTTIIISHRVSAVRHADQIFILDEGKIIEQGTHQQLLDAGGYYAGLYHKQVQELQ
- a CDS encoding PUR family DNA/RNA-binding protein, encoding MNDDRHNSYNDSGEIYSKAVKAGKRTYFFDVKSTRGNDYYLTITESKKRFDDSGNFSYEKHKLFLYKEDFDKFVEGLEDIINYIRSRSDYQPPQQYNTHFQGNENHYSNGNGYSNDASMAGSNLNFEDLNNNHNHQG
- a CDS encoding hydroxymethylglutaryl-CoA lyase, coding for MSNDTLQLVECPRDAMQGLHDFIPTQLKADYINLLLRCGFDTIDFGSFVSPKAIPQLSDTADVLRKLELDNTSSKLLAIVANQRGAEEACAFDEISFLGYPFSISETFQLRNTNATIAQSLSRVEEIQSLCVNSRKELVVYISMAFGNPYGDAWNADIAIHWTQRLAALGIRTIALADTTGVSNPENITYLFSQLIPEFEQVRIGAHLHTTPSSWREKMEAAWNAGCRRFDHAVKGFGGCPMAADELTGNMASENVLSFLHEIQTSTGIDQAKFAEAMRKAVEVFPA
- a CDS encoding quinone-dependent dihydroorotate dehydrogenase translates to MYKSLLKPFFFLFDPEKAHHFVFAAIRFIQRIPGVAALTRKLYVVNDPKLATTVFGITFPNPVGLAAGFDKDAKLFDELGAYGFGFVEVGTLTPLAQDGNPKPRMFRLPADGGLINRMGFNNGGAAAAAERLKRRKTNIIIGGNIGKNKVTPNEHAADDYEKCYHTLYPVVDYFVVNVSSPNTPNLRDLQEKEPLTALLRRLKNINAAQSTPKPILLKIAPDLTNGQLDDIISIVRDTAIDGVIATNTTISRAALHTPESRIQEIGAGGLSGKPLTSRATEVIRYLSEQSGRAFPIIGVGGIHTAQDALEKLEAGASLVQVYTGFIYEGPAIARNINRAIAAQRNRK
- a CDS encoding T9SS type A sorting domain-containing protein; the protein is MKLRYLLPAFVFPLVLGAQQPDGTPQSLTPVQRLMSQQQVLNGNDTLNRVYSNTACGLNYTQATVRLGQRFTPIGLPQPAPLTITGLPGCAVVDSAYLWFELLGPNPPAPLITLTNPQGNSITVQSQLVGTSIDVCWGMMNTQVYRANVTGIISSNGTYQLSGIPVSAVITPPNADAEGATLLIIYKDPSVSYTGTLHIDDGAATVAGGLLTHTMTGFSACATSTYADAFIMVGDLQFNDIINFGLNAVPFQFNWWNYIEDTTVQISAAQNSFTYSMNSAGDCYTFAVAGLYYQTSCQSCVAVNNPINFTSTVTPATCNNNGAITISNVTGGTGPYTYLWSSTTANTSSISNLAPGSYYLQISGSSGCGGGVFTVPYNGITASISAAPASCGSYLITPSITGGTGPFTYLWSPGNQTSPTLTVSASGTYALTVTDANGCNYTTAPVTVLVNQSVGAALYPTHAYCPSNGSITAYAYGGNAPYTYLWSTGATTSSISQLGPGTYTLTVTDQSGCTYTDTATVLYLGPLNWTNPLPSTLTVSCYSVHQFSVFTNDWNTSYLWPQSGDTSSIFNYVPSGPGVDTVVVMAMNGCDTIYDTTIVTVSTAPPPATTICGVSVIPTTNEYVIGWDNFFNNPGNTYEIYKEVPFNSGNFTLLASQSSSIISTYIDAGSDASVSPERYQVVRVDACGSSAPSSGAHVGVSLSVTPVLPQGNQLNWTAYQGAPLFTQYILRGTSVNNLTYLTSVGASATSFTDTAAGSWVYVVEVIPNTPSCVIVRLASNSPTTQTSLSIRSNVAAPSVTGVNDMQQAASLHISPNPADGLFTLSFEAAGVSRIRVYNVMGQEVYTDQLNTTGNVITPLDLRVLAPGVYMVQLDNGRTVSTARVVIKR
- a CDS encoding sel1 repeat family protein → MKKYLLRLWLPAVFVASLFTVPAAISSCRVSQTQLQVLKPADIMLPAHFQKFVLADRTRPGKGNGQQALNILEGLLTGENPLQDKWASEDCLEGLRQTLTMTPRYTVTIAALDTALKGTGRRQVMPPLDWKTVSRIIGNDTTTALVVLEAFDSNTDVAMDLVPTQQRQSDGSTITVNQHRARGRVSVVTTWRIYDLKNKTISDQFTQNSDQFFEGQGQTVQEAQGRLPARYEMSRRAGIAAGNQYGHRIAPQFIWVAREFYRKAPKTPEMRTAGRLARFQNWQGAADVWNKLASNPNPKVARRASYNLALVAEQSGDLDLALQWANRSAQMGDRRAPRYVQILQQRKWEQQRLEEQMKGKK